The nucleotide window AAGTCAATTATTATTTCGGTAGGATAAACTACCCAACGATTGGTACTGGAAATATCAGTCTTGGCACCTATTTTTGTAAGACGCCGCTGTAAAAGGTATGACAACCTGCCAACCATTGGTGGGGCaccgacaatatggtacctaGTTTACCTATAAAGATACCTTACGTATCCATTCAAGACAGACAcaagaatattattaaaaataatgggAAAATTCACCGCCTCGAGAGAAATTCAAACTCTAGACCTTCTTGAACACCGGTCCAGTTTTCTAACAAACTGAGCTAATGACACTTTTCAACGGCGCACCGAAGTCCAAAAGCATATCGTAGAAAAATCATAGGTACTGACAATCCTTTACCCCagactaaattaattttgtaataagtaGAGCCAccttctaaataaattaaattacattttgttaaataaaaggaaataaaaattaaaggaCATTTTGTAAATTTAAGGAACATCATCCTAACATTTATATTGCAGACTAAGAAAGTGGACAATTTATACGATTTCTTCAATTCACCGGGGATCATGTTTTTGTATCACGACCATATTGATGAATTGTTTGCTGTTGTCAAGGAAATTTTACCTCTGGTAATTAAAATActcaatatttttgtaattcatTTAACCTTGTTTTTTTACTGCTGTTTGCTTTAGCAATTATGGGGTTGAATGAATTGACCTGTAATTTTTTACAGGATAAACCCAATGGGGAAACCCTTAGCGAAGCATTGACGGAGGCCAACGAAAAATACAAGAAGACAGTGAGTGCTGCAATAATTTCCGGAACACACTAACACTGTATTTTGTTCTTTTGTTTGTACCTAGTAtgatttgtttgttgtttttagtAACAGTAGAGACACCTAACGACATCTAGATCTAAGCACACGGCATCTTGCCCGGCCAACGACACAATATACAGTTCCTCAGTAGGTAACCTAATagttcttaatttttagttactatctatattgtaaataaatcatAACTTGCAGTCGGCTATCCGCTCAAAGTTCGAGAAGTCTCCGCACGTGGAAGCCATTGCGGCGTACGTCCTAGAGTGGGTATCTCAGAACGATCTGCTACTGCCCATGTACTACCAGCCCTGGCAGAAGCCCGACTTCCAACACGATATCGGCCACCACCCTGCCTTCGACGAGTTTAAGAAGAAGGAAAAGAAACTTGCATCACGATTCTTTAAGGATGAATAAATGGTTGGAAATAAATTAATGAGAATAAAATCCGTCTTTTCTTCTTAAAACCTGATTTGGATGAATTACAATTATCACTAAACTTCTACCAAATACACACGtaaataaacgaaatatttGGGTACCGGGGATGCCCACACCCGTTTGTATTTTCGTCTATAGCTACGATGTCTATTCACTAAACTTTTTGGTTTAAACTTTTCACAagtagtaaaatataaataaactttactATGCTCAGGCTGACAGCACTATTTGTCAAGTCAGATATTACTTTGACATTAcactataataacatttttttaaacctatttttagttaaatatgGCAGGAGACGCACCAACTGGATGTGCAAGTAAACCATTAGAATTAGACAATCTGCTAATAAAAAATGTCAATACATGGGGTAACGTTCAGTACAATATACCACTTAGGTTATCTAGCACTGAGACCAGGTCTTCAACTAGCATTGGACTTCGCCATATACCCGATGTACCCTATGCCTTCGACTGCGTAAGTATTATGAACATATCTTACTTTTTAGATGCATAAACAACGGTCTCTACTTACAGTAGACTAGGACGTTGACCAATTTTTCAGTAGTCGAAAATTTGTATAAAGTAATCGGATTGTTATTTTACTCGGAATGATAAAAGCTATCAGATTGATGCTTACAACAGCATCGAACTACAGTATCGACAAACTGAACAACTGGTCGTAATTTCACTATAAGATACCTACTAACTAGTGAAATAACAGTCTTAACAATCGAAATGAAAGTCTTTGCCCAGTAAATGCGAGAATAGGCGTAGCTAAATAGAGTAAGATCAAGataaatctgcaacgattttaatagctCACGtagtgtaagtgttattttaaacgtcaaacttccataaattatgacgtataaataacacttacactgcgtatgctatcaaaatcgttgcagacttggtCTAACTCGTTTATTCAACCCCGAGAAGAAAAAGTGTACTTAGGGGAGGCTTTGTTATTTAGGGAAGGGTAAATTATTGTGCATTAAACAACcaaaaattatcaaattattaaCCAACCTATTTTTGGGAATGGCAAAAAAACAGATTAACGTACgtcgtacaaaatataaaagaatACGTACAGTTCGTTATATTTCCagaattgtataattttacatgtaaaacgagccaagacgagcaaagccaagcgcaagggcactacctaccttttcccGAAGCGGTTTcctcgtttttttttaaccctcgtAACTTTGGTTTGGATTATactagataaacaaaattctcgggatatgatgtcaatagtggacttattcagcataaaaattaaatttcaattgcatagctgaaatttggtatgtaagatagtcttataaacacaaacaacaaaaaaattcaaaaacttgaaatgtTTAGTCCTTGAGGGCTGAGAATCaattaaccgctgaaccgatttagttgaaatttggtacgtagatagtttttgttatggggaaggatatagaatcaCCCCATCAGGGTGAAAAGAGGGTGGAAAAGGGCGTAAGGGGGGAAAAGGGGGTTAAAGTTTGTAAGGGGAATCagcagtaaaaagcagattgtataaaagatgcccccaTATATATTGTacgataaaaaataatgaatactgaataaatttttcccttacgcccatgtgacggtagcgaaacgcctaccacatattttgactaaggtatTGTGACGTTAGGGCTtgtagttagaagcttggctctacaagaaaTCTGATAATTTTTTGTCCGTGCGaaccttatggtttcgtcttggcaacattttacatgaaaatgtttttggtggaatgtattgttattggagcaattaaataatatttcccTACTTGACTTTCCAGAAAATCAATGAACCGCTACCAGAGAGGCTATGCGGCCGAGACATGGTCGTGGAGAAGGAAAGCTACAGGACCACAACAGGCGAGTACTGCGTGAAGCCCAACCCGAACAAGGCCATGGAGCGGTCCGACTGCTCAATCAACTGCCGTAGGGTCATATTCATGACCGGAGTTGAGAAAAGGGTATTTTTCATTCGATTCTTTTGTAATGCTAAGACAgagcatatttatatttattaaatcacatttacaatcgggtctaacgccaatttattatgttacctttatttcccgatgtttcgacacaggtttcactggtcgtggacGCGGGTAACTGACGtctcagcaaaatgtcaaaacagagatttgtatttgttgttagacccgattgtaaatgttatttaatttaatttaatttgtatttatttattcatttacacACAATAtccaacttaattacaaaagtaccgttaatcCGCAGTagatttacaataataaaatatcttttaaCAACAACATAAGAAAGTTCATAACATGCTCAATTTAATTaatctattttttaattattactatcACGAATGTGATTACAATAATCCGACACCGTTGACATGTGTTcgaaacgcgaaagttttataACCCATCTTTGTGGTAGGTGATAGGCCTGTCAGTCAGAAAACCCCAGTACGGTTTTTTCGTATACTCCTCCTTTTTAATGGTTAGTTAAAAATGTTCCCTATGTCACCCAGACCACAAAATAGTACGAATGATATCAATTGACACCACATTCATCAAAATCTCAGTCTCAGCGTACTTACTCGAAGAGTTTTTGATATTGACTACAGAATATCAGGCTTGTGGCTCATTCTCATTGAAATAGCCCCGctgccatatcctctagcttcCCACACGTCGAAACTTGCCAAtacaaattcaattttaatttgtcaaaataaagattcagAATAGAATGGAATgggagacctttttataggtctCTGGCTAGAGGGTATTTAATATTGTTGCGTATTTGACACGTCGGTCTCACAATTCTTTTACACCTAACACACCCGCCATTCTAATGTTCAATTTAGTCAGTCGATACTTTACTATGTTTGTAATTACAAGTTACACGTTGCAGTTACAAGGGCAGACAATACGACAGCCAACAGTGCTCTCGGAAATGAAAGACACCTTCCGTGGGATCCCCAGGTCACCGTTAGCGCCTCCGGAAATCACCGTCAAGCCGCCTGACCCGGAGTATATATTTGATGTTAGTATTTAAATCACTTCCCAGTTTTCCCTGTGCTTTACGTCCGCGTGGTTAAACTCACTTATAAGGACTCTTACcaaattattttttagaatAGATCATTATTTAGTAAGTTGTTGTtaaccgatggtcctgggttcgaatcccggtaagggcatttatttgtgtgatgagcacagatatttgttcccgagtcatgggtgttttctatgtatgtatttatctatatataagtatatatatcgtcgcctacccatagtacaagctttgcttagtttggggctaggttgatctgtgtaagattttccGAAAGAGATAGATCAGAGATGGCTGCAGCTTATGCAGATTTTTTTGACAGGTAGTAGCTTGCGGCAGAAACGAGGCAACGCCTATATTCGACACGGCTGCGGGGTTCCGTAGATTGATGGATCCCTACGTTTCCACGTACCGGCACTACCACAAGCCCTTCACCGCTGAAGATCAGTACGGCATCGGCGCTAAGGATCACATCACCTTTTATACTGAATTTAACACTCCTAAGGTAAGTGGATATGTGgtataacaaatattttaaccttttcgccgccattgacttgatataaagtcagtacatTTCGTGTCCCACACGCCACGActtgatatattatatatatgggTTGTCTATATGTGCAATTTGTGGATTGTCGTTGATGGCactttattacttcattgacgTGGCGGCAAAAAAGGAGTTACCCGAATTGTTTTACGAGTATTTCGAGTATCACCAATAATTATGTCATGGATGTCATGATCCAAGTCCCATATTATAGTCCCAAGATACAAAAGACATTAAACACCTGAGTAtagctggggagccggcgatgctatatgtgtagttactcgagtatcgtagagacctattgaaatcgaaagattagatgataagaagaaaaaaggttgtttagtttttttttcatcgagCAGGATtagcgtctacagatttttttaaatttagggggttggtggagggttaaaaaatcgttaagtaaattgtggatttggtcgttttgctcccagttaatgctataatttttctataacttaatatgacacttatttgtacgcatttcttTAATCAGACAACCACAAGTTCGAcgcccgattttcacattgtaaccgacagattaaggaaatgcgtacaaataattatcagatttagtaatagcacaattatTTAGACTACAATGACCAAATCCGCAATTtgcttaacgatttgttg belongs to Cydia strobilella chromosome 15, ilCydStro3.1, whole genome shotgun sequence and includes:
- the LOC134747740 gene encoding uncharacterized protein LOC134747740, which produces MAGDAPTGCASKPLELDNLLIKNVNTWGNVQYNIPLRLSSTETRSSTSIGLRHIPDVPYAFDCKINEPLPERLCGRDMVVEKESYRTTTGEYCVKPNPNKAMERSDCSINCRRVIFMTGVEKRLQGQTIRQPTVLSEMKDTFRGIPRSPLAPPEITVKPPDPEYIFDVVACGRNEATPIFDTAAGFRRLMDPYVSTYRHYHKPFTAEDQYGIGAKDHITFYTEFNTPKTRGFGPKHKEIWMPLTAKVHRGVYDRIHVKKEYHEVAACHNPVNNIKGVFESETKRKFKIPFAISSLASWGHGEKFDLPPFPPNPYQTNIAPFMYCSDYCHIAQGTPPYSVIDQIKHVKPHKPCKERYIVSRDFEL